A portion of the Carya illinoinensis cultivar Pawnee chromosome 11, C.illinoinensisPawnee_v1, whole genome shotgun sequence genome contains these proteins:
- the LOC122282114 gene encoding uncharacterized protein LOC122282114 produces the protein MDFFLNGMNDEASECPFSEKEIQKCPFLRNINKPTCFSFSSVNILAPGWGAKGPIFEDGPNFDMAFRLFHGKDGVVPLLGRSNIHGEIPEPEPAPQFNPLAAKAASISLSAFRFGGPFSFGNFSEKRKQQKKSEPSHKREPPSEKGNLSNHEALGNEWLKTGNCPIAKSYRAVSHVLPLVATALRPPPGMKLKCPPAVVAARAALARTALVKTLRPQPLPEKMLVIAVLGMAANVPLGVWREHTQKFSLSWFVAVHAAVPFIAMLRKSVMMPKTAMALTIAASILGQVIGSRAERLRLKGVAERGSVTAQIETANEVMGYDSSQVDGITGGHCGSEGLEYSTLPVKNDRPSSSSASMCF, from the exons atggatttttttcttaatggaatGAATGATGAGGCATCTGAATGCCCCTTTAGTGAGAAGGAGATTCAAAAATGTCCATTTTTGAGGAATATCAACAAACCCACTTGCTTTTCCTTCTCTTCAGTGAATATCCTTGCTCCT GGCTGGGGAGCCAAAGGCCCAATATTTGAAGATGGTCCCAattttgatatggcatttagGCTCTTTCATGGGAAGGATGGGGTTGTCCCACTCTTGGGGAGATCTAACATTCATGGTGAGATTCCAGAACCTGAGCCTGCACCTCAGTTCAACCCTTTAGCAGCAAAAGCAGCCTCAATAAGTTTGTCGGCATTTCGTTTTGGAGGACCATTCAGCTTTGGTAACTTCTCTGAGAAACGAAAGCAGCAGAAGAAGTCTGAGCCATCCCACAAAAGGGAACCCCCTTCTGAG AAaggaaatttatcaaaccacgAGGCACTGGGAAATGAGTGGTTGAAAACAGGAAACTGCCCAATTGCCAAGTCCTACAGAGCAGTCAGCCATGTTCTTCCACTTGTGGCAACAGCACTTCGGCCACCACCTGGCATGAAGCTTAAATGCCCTCCAGCAGTAGTTGCTGCAAGGGCAGCCCTGGCCAGGACCGCCCTTGTTAAAACATTGCGCCCTCAGCCACTACCTGAAAAAATGCTAGTAATAGCTGTCTTAGGCATGGCTGCTAATGTGCCCTTGGGTGTATGGAGGGAGCATACTCAGAAGTTCTCACTATCTTGGTTTGTAGCAGTGCATGCGGCTGTGCCATTCATAGCCATGCTCAGGAAGTCTGTAATGATGCCCAAAACAGCTATGGCATTGACAATTGCAGCTTCTATCCTGGGGCAGGTTATTGGCTCAAGAGCTGAGCGGCTCCGGCTTAAAGGAGTGGCTGAGAGGGGAAGCGTTACAGCTCAAATAGAAACTGCAAATGAAGTCATGGGTTATGATTCCAGCCAGGTTGATGGCATCACAGGTGGTCATTGTGGTTCAGAAGGACTCGAGTACAGCACACTTCCTGTCAAAAATGATAGGCCAAGTTCTTCATCAGCAAGTATGTGTTTCTGA